The Ochrobactrum sp. BTU1 region ACTAACCCAGTCCGAAAGTCAGTCTGGGCAGATCAGACCTATCGCGACAAAATTGCCGCAAAGTATCCGGGCTATGTCGAAATGTTCGACGCCTCAGCAGACGGTGCATCCATCAAGTTCACGGCGCAGCCCCTGTTCTTTGACCTGACCACAGAATGGGCCGCGATGTTGCAAAAGATGGTGGCGAAGGAAGTGCCGGTAGATGAAGGCCTCGATCAATTGGCGGAAAGCGTGAACCGCCAGCTGAAAGAAGCCGGCCTGGGCTGACAATGATGCAACGAGGGCGGTGATTAATGTCGCTGCCCTCATCATTCCCATTCGTATTCCGCCTGCCTGTGAGGTAACGGGAGATTTATCCCGCGGGCGGAGCTTTGCCGAGGATACCGCCTCATGAGTGATATGACCCGTGCACCCGTGGTTCGCCGCCGTCGTGTCAGCCGCCGCATGCTCCCCTATCTGCTGAGCCTGCCGGCACTGCTGACATGTATTGGCATTCTCATCCCCTTTCTGACGGCGGTAGCATATTCGCTTCAGCGATACCGACTTTCACAGCCATGGGCACGCAAATGGAACTGGGGCGAGAATTATCTCAACTTCATGACCGATGCCGCTTTCTGGAACACCCTGAAAGTCTCAGCTACCTATGCCTTCTCGACCGTGATCTGCGAACTTCTGCTGGGCCTTGGCATCGCACTTTTGCTCCAACGGCGCACAATGATCAACAATGCCATATCAATCATGCTTTTGATGCCGTTGATGACGGCGCCTGCGCTTGCTGCGTTGATGTGGAAACTGATGACCAATCCCGGTTTCGGTATTATGTCATGGCTAGCTTCGCAGGTCGGACTTGAGAATTTCCGCTGGGCGTCTGATCCCGCAACGGCGATGTTGACCGTCGTGATTGTGGACATCTGGGTTTATACGCCCTTCATCATGATCCTCTTGCTGGCAGGTCTCCGCTCACTGCCACAACAACCCTTTGAAGCCGCCACGCTCGATGGAGTTCCTCGGCTGTTCGTTTTCTGGCGTATCACGCTGCCAATGCTGACGCCATTTTTGCTCACTGCGACGCTGTTCCGCGTCATCGAAAGCATCCAGCAATTCGATATCATCTACGCCATGACCCAGGGCGGACCGGGCAACCGGCTGACCGTCTTCCAGGTCGAGGCCTATCTCAATTTCTTCCAATCCACCAATGTCGGGCGTTCTGCAGCGCTCATGATTATCCTTTGGGCAATCACCTATACGCTGTCGAACATCTTCATCAAGCAATGGCTGCGCCTGCGCGAAAAAGCCCATGCCGAAGCGTAAGAGGATATGACGATGCAACATGTTCACCCTCTCGAACGCATCCTGCGTGTCATTGCTTTGACCCTGGTGGTGCTGTTCTTCATGTTCCCGATTGTCTGGATATTCCTGATGAGTTTTCAGACCAACGAAACCATTTTGCGCGTGCCGCCATCCGTGGTGTTTTCGCCCACACTTGAAAACTACACGGCACTTATTTCCGGCAAACTGCAAACATCGGCAGGCGTTCTCGAAATCAGTTTCATGAAGAACCTGTTCAACTCGTTTTTCTTATCGGTGACGTCAGTCGCGATAGGTCTTTTGCTTGGTGTTCCTGCGGCCTATGCATTCGCGCGCCTTAAATTTCGTGGTTCGGAAGACATCGCTTTCACACTTCTTTCGTTCCGCTTTGCTCCACCACTACTGGTTCTGCTGCCGCTTACAATCTATTTCCAGCAAATCGGTTTGAGCGACACTTATCTTGGTCTTATCTGGGTTTATCAGCTAATCGTACTGCCGCTGATCCTCTGGATCGTGCGTGGATATTTTGAAGACATGCCTGCCGATATTGAATATGCCTATCGTATCGCTGGCCATAGCTGGGGAGCGACATTTCGCAGGATCGCGCTTCCGCTTGCAGGCCCCGGCATTGCAGCCGCAGCGCTGCTGGCTTTCATCTTCGCCTGGAACAACTTCGTCTTTGCCTTGGTGCTTGCATCGGCTGACAAACAGCCGGTGACAGTTGGTGCCCTCGCTTTCGTGACCGCGTCCGGCATCCAGTATGGGCAGGTTGCAGCAGCAATCGTTCTCTCGATCGCGCCTACTTTCGCCATTGCACTTTATGCCCAACGCTACCTCGTTGAGGGTCTATCGCTCGGCGCGGTGAAAGGGTAAGATATGTCAATATCGCTTAAGAACATCCATAAATCATTCAAGACCCATAAAGTCCTCGAAAACATCTCCTTCGACGTCGGGACTGGCGAAACGGTAGTTCTTTTTGGTCCTTCGGGGGCAGGAAAGACCGTTCTTCTTCGCCTGATTGCCGGCGTCGTCGACCCCGATGAGGGCAGCATATTTCTTAATGGCCAAGACATGGCAGGGGTCGAGCCGGAAGATCGCGGGCTCGGCATGGCGTTTCAAAATTTTGCGCTCTTCCCACATATGGACGCGGCAGAAAATATTGCGGCTCCACTGACTGCACGACGTTATGGCAAAGACAAGATCAGGGAAGCAGTCGGCAATCTCGCTCGCCTCCTGAAAATCGACCATGTCACAAGTCACAAGCCCAAAGAGCTCTCCAACGGTCAAAAACAGCGTACCGCACTTGCCCGTGCGCTTGCCGGCGATCCCTCCATCTTATTGCTCGATG contains the following coding sequences:
- a CDS encoding sugar ABC transporter permease, whose translation is MSDMTRAPVVRRRRVSRRMLPYLLSLPALLTCIGILIPFLTAVAYSLQRYRLSQPWARKWNWGENYLNFMTDAAFWNTLKVSATYAFSTVICELLLGLGIALLLQRRTMINNAISIMLLMPLMTAPALAALMWKLMTNPGFGIMSWLASQVGLENFRWASDPATAMLTVVIVDIWVYTPFIMILLLAGLRSLPQQPFEAATLDGVPRLFVFWRITLPMLTPFLLTATLFRVIESIQQFDIIYAMTQGGPGNRLTVFQVEAYLNFFQSTNVGRSAALMIILWAITYTLSNIFIKQWLRLREKAHAEA
- a CDS encoding carbohydrate ABC transporter permease translates to MQHVHPLERILRVIALTLVVLFFMFPIVWIFLMSFQTNETILRVPPSVVFSPTLENYTALISGKLQTSAGVLEISFMKNLFNSFFLSVTSVAIGLLLGVPAAYAFARLKFRGSEDIAFTLLSFRFAPPLLVLLPLTIYFQQIGLSDTYLGLIWVYQLIVLPLILWIVRGYFEDMPADIEYAYRIAGHSWGATFRRIALPLAGPGIAAAALLAFIFAWNNFVFALVLASADKQPVTVGALAFVTASGIQYGQVAAAIVLSIAPTFAIALYAQRYLVEGLSLGAVKG